A region from the Fundulus heteroclitus isolate FHET01 chromosome 22, MU-UCD_Fhet_4.1, whole genome shotgun sequence genome encodes:
- the tmem72 gene encoding transmembrane protein 72, with protein MGNLGSAWWTVVECTCRILGVSTATVLCAVGVETVQQGEFNSLGIYLITSSVGIMMFELSFFLDALLSMCLPCPPDWQVFDLWGKMARVGGFHKFLYYSIMSVVCFLHPVLVWHALIPGTMLLVTAFFNFILSKKAKTKPTKSPLESNSDQGLTTLCVTERSASNGTSSFFQAVTGRKGGEMALADPDPPERGESVQAMLSQERTVAPAHTERSRRRWWKGIIWFRAGEEPVEREMEEMNEPEPDTTSDTAPMITD; from the exons TGTTGTGTGCTGTGGGAGTGGAAACAGTCCAACAGGGAGAGTTCAACAGCCTTGGCATCTACCTGAT AACATCATCTGTTGGCATCATGATGTTTGAGTTGTCATTCTTCCTGGATGCTCTTCTGTCCATGTGTTTACC CTGTCCTCCAGACTGGCAAGTGTTCGACTTGTGGGGGAAGATGGCTCGCGTCGGAGGCTTTCATAAATTCCTTTATTACTCCATCATGTCAGTCGTCTGCTTCTTGCATCCTGTATTGGTTTGGCACGCACTCATCCCAG GAACAATGCTTCTGGTGACAGCCTTTTTCaacttcatactgagcaagaaAGCAAAGACCAAGCCTACCAAGAGTCCACTAGAGAGCAACAGCGACCAAGGCCTGACAACTCTCTGCGTGACAGAAAGATCTGCCTCCAACGGCACGTCCTCATTCTTCCAAGCGGTGACAGGAAGAAAGGGAGGGGAAATGGCTCTCGCAGACCCGGATCCACcggagagaggagagagtgTCCAGGCCATGCTGTCACAGGAGCGAACAGTAGCACCTGCACACACAgaaaggagcaggaggaggtggtggaaaGGGATAATCTGGTTCAGAGCGGGGGAGGAGCCTGTGGAAAGGGAGATGGAGGAGATGAATGAGCCTGAACCAGACACCACCTCAGACACTGCACCTATGATCACTGACTGA